One part of the Phycisphaeraceae bacterium genome encodes these proteins:
- a CDS encoding PDZ domain-containing protein — translation MSKLRVIRGAMRGAVRAGVWVGPMAAAMLTASCTASPAPSRQGSAEKPDGAAVRQPGAIHPHATMLRFPAVSATHIAFVYANDVWLVPRSGGTATPLAGPPGMEMYPKFSPDGATLAFIGNYDGNRDIYTVPAAGGIATRVTHHPAGEELCGWTPDGKVLFLTNGVAGLSRQTQLFTVPPTGGLPEQVGVPYSGFAAISDDGQWLAMTPYSIDNRTWKRYRGGMATDLWLVNLKTHESKRITDWEGTDTLPMWHGTDVYYLSDAGPQHRLNIWKYDTKTGKNEQVTTFADDDVRWPSIGPGNGGQGEIVFQLGSQIRLLDLGTRQVASVDIAIPGDRPTLRQRNVDAADTIRGASLSPGGKRVAIEARGDLWSNPAREGAVQNLTRTDNIFERDPSWSPDGKSIAYFSDRTGEYELWVMPASGRGEARKLTDLGPGFRYNPVWSPDSKLITFTDKAGGLWLCTVESGELKQIDTDPWANRMSTSWSHDSAWLAYARADDENAQGCMWLYNVASGEKTRVTSPMFDSDGPAFDRKGEMLYFRTTREFESPIYGETDASFVYAGTQILAAAPLRADVKSPFAPKNDSDDSKDKEKKDKKGDKDGDGKKKDDEGKKDDGAANGDQPAGDAKGGEEKKDEGKEDDKDKKKDEKKKEPITIDLDGFEGRCIKVPVPAGVFGGIGVSDSGKLVYVRRTPRGISGDPSVMIFDPGAEKKEEKTVVAGVGAFDLSADGKKLLAYKGGKTMAVIDPAAGQDLSKPVVTGGMLSAVDPRAEWNQIFADAWRLERDFFYDPNMHGVNWPKMRDHYGPMIDDCASRQDVGYVIGELISELNVGHAYVTSLGDTEDEPRTPTGLLGCDFELGQKDGATAYRISRIYGGAPWDIDSRGPLAEPGLGVKVGDFLLAVDGEPVDTAKDPWAALVGTAGRTVVITVSENAAIDDTARDVVVKPISNEAAIRYRSWVEQNRQHVFEASGGKVGYIHVPDTGVNGQNELVRQFYGQRMMDALIIDDRWNGGGQIPTRFIELLNRPASNYWARRDGNDWPWPNDAHFGPKCMLINGRAGSGGDAFPAYFKARGLGKLIGLRTWGGLVGISGNPGLIDGGTITVPTFGYYKLNSTWGIEGHGVDPDIQVFDDPGKMASGADPQLDAGVAQMLKELSERPFVKPKRPAYPDRSGMGIPDQDK, via the coding sequence ATGTCGAAACTACGTGTGATCCGCGGTGCGATGCGAGGTGCGGTGCGAGCGGGGGTCTGGGTCGGGCCCATGGCGGCGGCGATGCTGACCGCCTCGTGCACCGCGTCGCCGGCGCCAAGCCGCCAGGGATCCGCCGAGAAGCCCGACGGCGCGGCGGTGCGCCAACCGGGGGCGATCCACCCTCACGCCACGATGCTGCGGTTCCCGGCGGTCAGCGCGACGCACATCGCGTTCGTCTACGCCAACGACGTCTGGCTCGTGCCCCGCTCCGGCGGCACGGCGACGCCGCTCGCCGGTCCGCCGGGGATGGAGATGTACCCCAAGTTCAGCCCGGACGGGGCGACGCTCGCGTTCATCGGCAACTACGACGGCAACCGGGATATCTACACCGTGCCCGCCGCGGGCGGCATCGCCACGCGCGTGACCCACCACCCTGCGGGGGAGGAGCTGTGCGGGTGGACGCCCGACGGCAAGGTGCTGTTTCTCACCAACGGCGTGGCCGGGCTGTCGCGCCAGACGCAGCTCTTCACCGTTCCTCCGACGGGCGGATTGCCCGAGCAGGTCGGGGTGCCGTACAGCGGGTTCGCGGCGATCAGCGACGACGGCCAGTGGCTCGCGATGACGCCGTACTCGATCGACAACCGCACGTGGAAGCGGTACCGCGGCGGGATGGCGACCGACCTGTGGCTGGTCAACCTGAAGACGCACGAATCGAAGCGGATCACCGACTGGGAGGGGACCGACACGCTGCCGATGTGGCACGGCACGGATGTGTACTACCTCAGCGACGCCGGGCCGCAGCACCGGCTGAACATCTGGAAGTACGACACCAAGACGGGGAAGAACGAGCAGGTCACGACCTTCGCCGACGACGATGTGCGGTGGCCGTCGATCGGCCCGGGCAACGGCGGGCAGGGCGAGATCGTGTTCCAACTCGGTTCGCAGATCCGCCTGCTGGACCTCGGGACGCGGCAGGTCGCGAGCGTCGATATCGCGATCCCTGGGGACCGGCCCACGCTGCGTCAGCGGAACGTCGATGCGGCGGACACCATCCGCGGCGCGAGCCTCTCGCCGGGCGGAAAACGCGTCGCGATCGAGGCCCGCGGCGACCTCTGGTCCAACCCCGCCAGGGAGGGCGCCGTCCAGAACCTGACCCGCACGGACAACATCTTCGAGCGGGATCCGTCGTGGTCGCCGGACGGGAAGTCGATCGCCTACTTCTCCGATCGCACGGGGGAGTACGAACTCTGGGTGATGCCCGCCAGCGGGCGCGGCGAGGCCCGCAAACTGACGGACCTGGGGCCTGGCTTCCGGTACAACCCGGTCTGGTCGCCGGACTCGAAGCTGATCACGTTCACCGACAAGGCCGGCGGGCTGTGGCTGTGCACCGTCGAGTCGGGCGAGCTCAAGCAGATCGACACCGATCCGTGGGCGAACCGCATGTCCACCTCGTGGTCGCACGACTCGGCGTGGCTCGCGTACGCCCGGGCGGATGATGAGAACGCCCAGGGGTGCATGTGGCTCTACAACGTGGCATCGGGGGAGAAAACCCGCGTCACCAGCCCGATGTTCGACTCCGACGGACCGGCGTTCGACCGCAAGGGCGAGATGCTCTACTTCCGCACGACGCGGGAGTTTGAGTCTCCGATCTACGGGGAGACCGATGCGTCGTTCGTGTACGCGGGCACGCAGATCCTGGCTGCGGCCCCGCTGCGGGCGGATGTGAAGTCGCCCTTCGCCCCCAAGAACGATTCCGACGATTCCAAGGACAAGGAGAAGAAGGACAAGAAGGGCGACAAGGACGGTGACGGCAAGAAGAAGGACGACGAGGGGAAGAAGGACGATGGAGCCGCGAACGGCGACCAGCCCGCCGGCGATGCGAAGGGCGGCGAAGAGAAGAAGGACGAGGGCAAGGAGGACGACAAGGACAAGAAGAAGGACGAGAAGAAGAAGGAGCCCATCACCATCGACCTCGATGGCTTCGAGGGGCGGTGCATCAAGGTCCCCGTTCCGGCCGGGGTGTTCGGCGGGATCGGGGTCAGCGATTCGGGCAAGCTTGTCTACGTCCGCCGCACGCCCCGAGGCATCAGCGGCGACCCGTCGGTCATGATCTTCGACCCCGGTGCGGAGAAGAAGGAAGAGAAGACCGTCGTTGCGGGCGTGGGCGCCTTCGACCTGAGCGCCGACGGCAAGAAACTGCTCGCCTACAAGGGCGGCAAGACCATGGCCGTGATCGATCCCGCTGCGGGGCAGGACCTGAGCAAGCCGGTGGTCACCGGCGGCATGCTCTCGGCGGTCGACCCCCGGGCCGAGTGGAACCAGATCTTTGCGGATGCGTGGCGGCTGGAGCGGGACTTCTTTTACGACCCCAACATGCACGGCGTGAACTGGCCGAAAATGCGTGACCACTACGGGCCGATGATCGACGACTGTGCGTCGCGCCAGGACGTCGGCTACGTCATCGGCGAGCTGATCTCGGAACTCAACGTCGGCCACGCGTACGTCACCTCGCTGGGCGACACGGAGGACGAGCCGCGGACGCCGACGGGCCTGCTGGGCTGCGACTTCGAGCTCGGGCAGAAGGACGGGGCGACCGCGTACCGCATCAGCCGCATCTACGGCGGGGCGCCGTGGGACATCGATTCCAGGGGTCCGCTCGCCGAGCCTGGGCTGGGCGTCAAAGTCGGCGATTTCCTGCTCGCCGTCGACGGCGAGCCCGTCGACACCGCCAAGGACCCGTGGGCGGCGCTGGTCGGAACAGCGGGCAGGACCGTCGTCATCACCGTCAGTGAGAACGCGGCGATCGACGACACGGCGCGGGATGTGGTCGTCAAGCCGATCTCGAACGAGGCCGCGATCCGGTACCGCAGTTGGGTCGAGCAGAACCGCCAGCACGTGTTCGAGGCCTCCGGCGGCAAGGTCGGGTACATCCACGTCCCGGACACGGGCGTCAACGGTCAGAACGAACTCGTCCGGCAGTTCTACGGCCAGCGGATGATGGATGCGCTCATCATCGACGACCGCTGGAACGGCGGCGGGCAGATCCCCACCCGCTTCATCGAACTGCTCAACCGCCCCGCGAGCAACTACTGGGCCCGGCGCGATGGGAACGACTGGCCCTGGCCCAATGACGCCCACTTCGGGCCCAAGTGCATGCTGATCAACGGCAGGGCCGGGTCGGGCGGGGATGCGTTCCCGGCGTACTTCAAGGCCCGCGGCCTGGGCAAGCTCATCGGGCTCCGGACCTGGGGCGGGCTCGTCGGGATCAGCGGCAACCCCGGCCTGATCGACGGCGGCACCATCACCGTGCCCACCTTCGGCTACTACAAGCTCAACAGCACCTGGGGCATCGAGGGCCACGGAGTGGACCCTGACATCCAGGTCTTCGACGACCCGGGCAAGATGGCCTCGGGCGCCGATCCGCAGCTGGATGCCGGCGTGGCGCAGATGCTCAAGGAACTCAGCGAGCGCCCGTTCGTGAAGCCCAAGCGACCTGCCTACCCCGACCGGTCGGGCATGGGGATCCCGGACCAGGACAAGTAG
- a CDS encoding RNA-binding protein, with the protein MPGIPRCLTGEEAPSVNIYVGNLPFRMTDAELQALFAPFGTVASARIVMDRETGRSRGFGFVEMPSPDEGMKAIEALNGQDHGGRALTVNEAKPKGPRQGGGGRAW; encoded by the coding sequence GTGCCCGGCATCCCTCGTTGCCTGACGGGCGAGGAGGCCCCGAGCGTGAACATCTACGTCGGAAACCTGCCCTTCCGGATGACCGATGCGGAACTCCAGGCTCTTTTCGCGCCCTTCGGAACGGTCGCCTCGGCCCGCATCGTGATGGATCGTGAGACCGGCCGGTCGCGCGGGTTCGGGTTTGTCGAGATGCCCAGCCCCGATGAGGGGATGAAGGCGATCGAGGCGCTCAACGGGCAGGACCACGGCGGGAGGGCGCTGACCGTCAACGAGGCCAAGCCCAAGGGGCCGCGTCAGGGCGGCGGGGGTAGGGCCTGGTGA
- a CDS encoding iron ABC transporter permease yields the protein MSSRAAIAIGVLVLVLIGAVALRLGVGGSLDSLPEAARGQVWILREQRALAAIVVGMSLAIGGVMLQSLLRNPLASPDLLGLSSGAALAVMLAMYLAATWTGSSTESAPYSVAGWHAGPALLGSIAALALVYALSQRRGLVDPPTLVLIGVIVSIMCGAATMLLQHLMPDRGIGAARLLMGAISDDVTWPQLAAVGGIAVIGLGAGLWAGPAMDAAAMGDDEAVSVGVPLSRLRLALFILAGAMTAGAVVIAGPIGFVGLICPHLARLLTGRRGASAGHRVLVLASALLGASLIVAADALVKSLDLASGRLPIGVLTALLGGPAFIVLLRRTRAMA from the coding sequence GTGTCGAGCCGTGCCGCAATTGCCATCGGGGTGCTCGTGCTGGTCCTGATCGGGGCCGTGGCGCTGCGCCTCGGCGTCGGCGGATCGCTGGATTCGCTCCCCGAGGCCGCCCGCGGCCAAGTCTGGATCCTCCGCGAGCAGCGGGCCCTCGCCGCGATCGTCGTCGGCATGTCCCTCGCGATCGGCGGCGTCATGCTGCAGTCGCTCCTGCGCAACCCGCTCGCCTCCCCGGACCTGCTCGGCCTGAGTTCCGGCGCGGCGCTCGCGGTGATGCTCGCGATGTACCTCGCGGCGACGTGGACGGGATCGTCGACCGAGTCGGCCCCGTACTCGGTCGCCGGATGGCACGCCGGTCCGGCCCTGCTCGGGTCGATCGCCGCCCTCGCACTGGTGTACGCCCTCTCCCAGCGCCGGGGGCTCGTCGACCCGCCGACGCTCGTGCTCATCGGCGTCATCGTCTCCATCATGTGCGGCGCGGCAACGATGCTGCTGCAGCACCTCATGCCCGACCGCGGCATCGGCGCCGCCCGCCTGCTCATGGGCGCGATCTCCGACGATGTCACGTGGCCGCAACTCGCCGCGGTGGGGGGGATCGCGGTCATCGGCCTCGGCGCCGGCCTCTGGGCGGGCCCGGCGATGGACGCGGCGGCCATGGGCGACGACGAGGCCGTCTCCGTCGGTGTCCCCCTGTCGCGACTGCGCCTGGCGCTGTTCATCCTCGCCGGCGCCATGACTGCGGGGGCGGTCGTGATCGCGGGCCCGATCGGATTCGTCGGGCTCATCTGCCCGCACCTGGCCCGCCTGCTGACCGGCCGCCGCGGCGCTTCGGCCGGCCACCGCGTGCTGGTCCTCGCCTCGGCGCTCCTGGGCGCTTCGCTGATTGTCGCTGCCGATGCGCTGGTCAAGTCGCTGGACCTGGCGTCCGGGCGCCTGCCCATCGGCGTGCTGACCGCGCTGCTGGGCGGTCCGGCGTTCATCGTGCTGCTGCGCCGGACCCGGGCGATGGCCTGA
- the smpB gene encoding SsrA-binding protein SmpB has product MAKAGKKLKKRQDPMIENRRARFDYFIHDTLECGVVLVGSEVKSVRDGKVSLAEGYVRATDEPPDLVLYSINIAEFPPAGAQQHRPVRPRRLLAHKREILRLAKETSKRGMTLVPLKMYFKNGFAKVLVGVAEGKARHDKRQSIAERESRRDIDRAMSKRV; this is encoded by the coding sequence ATGGCCAAGGCGGGCAAGAAACTCAAAAAACGGCAGGACCCGATGATCGAGAACCGTCGCGCCCGGTTCGACTACTTCATCCACGACACACTCGAATGCGGGGTGGTGCTCGTCGGATCGGAGGTCAAGTCCGTCCGCGACGGCAAGGTCTCGCTGGCCGAGGGATACGTGCGCGCCACCGACGAGCCGCCCGATCTGGTGCTCTACTCGATCAACATCGCCGAGTTTCCCCCCGCCGGCGCGCAGCAGCACCGGCCCGTGCGGCCCCGCCGGCTCCTGGCCCACAAGCGCGAGATCCTGCGCCTTGCCAAGGAAACGTCCAAGCGCGGGATGACGCTCGTCCCCCTGAAGATGTACTTCAAGAACGGCTTCGCCAAGGTGCTCGTCGGCGTCGCCGAGGGCAAGGCGCGGCACGACAAGCGGCAGTCGATCGCCGAGCGCGAATCGCGGCGCGACATCGACCGCGCGATGTCAAAGCGGGTCTAG
- the atpC gene encoding ATP synthase F1 subunit epsilon encodes MAQKNFECRLITPEAKVFDQAATAAVLPAWDGSMGILPNRAPIVAKLGAGEMRLDFPDQGDSKGGSRSFYVEGGFIRMAGNTLTILATKAIPAEKMSESTAQAELAEAEARRADPSDQAAVAKVRLERERARHKLRVARGFRNRGGGI; translated from the coding sequence ATGGCCCAGAAGAACTTCGAGTGCCGTCTGATCACGCCCGAGGCCAAGGTGTTCGACCAGGCCGCGACCGCTGCGGTGCTGCCGGCGTGGGACGGCTCGATGGGGATCCTGCCGAACCGGGCTCCGATCGTCGCCAAACTGGGCGCCGGGGAGATGCGGCTGGATTTCCCCGATCAGGGCGACTCGAAGGGTGGGAGCCGCTCGTTCTACGTCGAGGGCGGCTTCATCCGCATGGCGGGCAACACGCTGACGATCCTGGCGACCAAGGCGATCCCAGCCGAGAAGATGTCCGAGAGCACGGCCCAGGCCGAGCTCGCCGAGGCCGAGGCTCGCAGGGCGGACCCATCCGATCAGGCGGCCGTTGCGAAGGTTCGGCTGGAGCGTGAGCGGGCGCGTCACAAGTTGCGTGTTGCCCGCGGCTTCCGCAACCGGGGCGGCGGAATCTAG
- a CDS encoding fumarylacetoacetate hydrolase family protein: protein MNLVRTDHGVAVDTGAGDPVLLRYVLAIGRNYAEHAKELGNAVPDRPVVFTKSPFSLGLSGEEIIIPRICQDQEQVDYEAELAVVIGTSVRDVPIAAALSHVLGYCCANDVSARWWQKSGSGGQWCRGKSFDTFCPLGPTVVPASEVPDPQSLRIRCRVNGETRQDATTRSMIFSVAALISELSQGMTLGRGTVVLTGTPAGVGTGMTPPVFLRHGDRVEVEIEHLGVLSSRVTVE, encoded by the coding sequence ATGAACCTCGTCCGCACAGATCACGGCGTGGCGGTGGACACGGGCGCCGGCGACCCGGTCCTGCTCCGGTATGTTCTGGCCATCGGCCGCAACTACGCGGAGCACGCCAAGGAACTCGGCAACGCCGTGCCCGATCGTCCCGTTGTCTTCACCAAGAGCCCGTTCAGCCTCGGTTTGAGCGGCGAAGAGATCATTATCCCGCGCATCTGCCAGGACCAGGAGCAGGTGGACTACGAGGCGGAACTCGCGGTGGTCATCGGCACTTCCGTGCGTGATGTGCCGATCGCCGCGGCGCTCTCGCATGTGCTCGGCTACTGCTGCGCGAACGATGTGAGCGCCCGCTGGTGGCAGAAGTCCGGCTCGGGGGGGCAGTGGTGCCGCGGCAAGTCGTTCGACACCTTCTGCCCGCTGGGGCCGACGGTGGTGCCGGCGAGCGAGGTGCCGGATCCACAGTCGCTCCGCATCCGGTGCCGCGTCAACGGCGAGACGCGGCAGGACGCCACCACGCGGTCGATGATCTTCTCGGTCGCGGCGCTGATCAGCGAACTCTCGCAGGGGATGACGCTCGGCCGCGGCACGGTGGTCCTGACCGGAACCCCTGCCGGCGTCGGGACGGGGATGACGCCGCCGGTCTTCCTGCGCCACGGCGACCGGGTCGAAGTGGAGATCGAGCACCTGGGCGTGCTCTCCAGCCGCGTGACAGTGGAATGA